One segment of Scyliorhinus torazame isolate Kashiwa2021f chromosome 14, sScyTor2.1, whole genome shotgun sequence DNA contains the following:
- the LOC140390311 gene encoding uncharacterized protein isoform X1, with protein MSTLPQWKVLLLERKRRDEEEGRRREQEELERLARMPAWKRKIIERRRARLCSGSSQSQSPAEGQVSGGGLVESQAWPNGPSGPGGSAEAEGIKQPSSLEPEACDALAREGVVLQENISPLYQNHFIQQEKQRKETLPELEQPLRSCQVIELFNQVTGVKTHRADNITIADFVPECLENQGEQETMNGPSMKPEAGQLHIQSSLSRSVEDLNTFETAREEEEAEEEEQEVSRQGRVSRLLFRFGQRGGAGGHPRPTRSRSTENIIECSSRTSARNTRNAAARQGRRRFTRSPSPPLAAVRRCSGTEARPCPPMPQTVATFRNHFEAQSVGPRTREVKGADSLHRLPEGGDLNQGLSALPARDTTGPSQGTPGAPIQATLCQFDDQGEAGDTADQTAAMCAAKPARASSLERPVSNAEDSRSAEQQPRADPGQKERPLAPNSLDDIAERKPGPALEDQALAELRARSKKSFAVVPHCRQELPPEQEAAAFASSRPGNSATSSSSSSSLLKPQPVSTASSSCGEQASVCFTATAAASDAAVSCLSAAPNQRDADYGSRDQQAELGPERPSLPELCQGPVAAGKEAEWDPSMSRLYSVKPPSVGPARTPAASPEEVRLQTSGVRASSSLFNRSEGAARASPEISGGGEPLAQQSTPETEAAGGQVRKGIWTQARPRGGTPAGSESPPVSTTRAGRPGGPQRKSGKTITINPRKMATNRTPTTGVATVENGMAALALSQPAAGATTKKRYPTVEEIQVIGGYLTLQRSCLVKTSGSRGKMPSSSCEETWWDTTPFVPLVSLRCSRPKLTISFNDGELESTFEYPSELTLLAELGPDQDEEPSQNKEADEEEEVEVEALVCRLDVDKTATVGAAIRRKPVFGDKSCR; from the exons ATGTCGACCCTGCCCCAGTGGAAGGTTCTGCTCCTGGAAAGGAAACGGAGAGACGAGGAAGAGGGCAGGCGCAGGGAGCAGGAAGAGCTGGAGAGACTGGCCAGGATGCCGGCCTGGAAGAGGAAGATAATTGAGAGGAGGCGAGCCAGACTGTGCTCGGGTTCCTCACAGTCGCAAAGCCCGGCCGAGGGACAGGTGTCCGGTGGGGGACTGGTCGAGTCCCAGGCCTGGCCTAATGGCCCGTCGGGCCCAGGTGGCAGTGCAGAGGCCGAAGGGATCAAGCAACCTTCCAGCCTGGAGCCTGAGGCCTGTGATGCCCTGGCGAGGGAGGGAGTTGTCCTGCAAGAGAACATCAGCCCCCTGTACCAGAACCACTTCATTCAGCAGGAGAAACAGAGGAAGGAGACCCTCCCTGAGCTGGAGCAGCCCCTTCGCAGTTGCCAAGTGATCGAGCTGTTCAACCAGGTCACCGGGGTGAAGACCCACCGGGCAGACAACATCACCATCGCTGATTTTGTCCCCGAGTGCCTGGAGAACCAGGGGGAACAGGAGACCATGAATGGACCGTCCATGAAGCCAGAGGCAGGCCAGCTTCACATCCAATCCTCCTTAAGCAGGAGTGTGGAGGATCTGAACACCTTTGAGACAGCGAGGGAAGAAgaggaggctgaggaggaggagcaggaggtctCCAGGCAGGGGAGGGTCAGCCGGCTGCTGTTCAGGTTCGGCCAGAGGGGGGGTGCCGGAGGACATCCACGGCCCACCCGTTCTCGCAGCACCGAGAACATTATTGAGTGTTCGTCCCGCACCAGCGCCCGGAACACCAGGAATGCAGCCGCCCGGCAGGGACGCAGGCGCTTCACCCGCTCACCCTCCCCGCCCCTGGCGGCCGTCCGGCGATGCAGCGGCACAGAGGCGAGGCCCTGCCCACCCATGCCGCAGACGGTAGCGACCTTCCGCAACCACTTCGAGGCCCAGTCAGTGGGACCCAGGACGCGTGAGGTCAAGGGGGCCGATTCCCTTCACCGGCTCCCTGAGGGAGGGGACCTAAATCAGGGCCTGTCCGCTCTCCCTGCACGGGATACAACCGGGCCCAGTCAAGGAACCCCAGGGGCCCCCATCCAAGCCACATTATGCCAGTTTGATGACCAGGGCGAGGCCGGCGACACTGCTGATCAGACGGCTGCTATGTGTGCTGCCAAGCCTGCAAGAGCATCATCCCTGGAGAGGCCCGTGTCGAATGCCGAAGACTCCCGGTCCGCCGAACAGCAGCCGAGAGCTGACCCTGGCCAGAAGGAGAGGCCGCTGGCCCCCAACAGCCTCGATGACATTGCGGAAAGGAAGCCGGGCCCGGCTCTGGAGGACCAGGCTCTGGCCGAACTGAGGGCCCGCTCCAAAAAATCCTTTGCCGTTGTCCCCCACTGCAGGCAGGAGCTTCCACCGGAGCAGGAGGCCGCGGCCTTTGCCTCCTCCCGACCTGGGAACTCAgcaaccagcagcagcagcagcagcagccttctCAAACCGCAGCCTGTCAGCACGGCTTCCTCTTCCTGTGGCGAGCAGGCCTCAGTCTGTTTCACTGCCACAGCTGCTGCTTCTGATGCTGCCGTTTCCTGCCTTTCTGCTGCACCCAACCAGAGAGACGCAGACTATGGCTCCCGAGACCAGCAGGCTGAACTAGGCCCGGAGAGGCCTTCGCTCCCCGAGCTTTGCCAAGGGCCAGTCGCTGCTGGGAAGGAAGCTGAATGGGATCCCAGCATGAGCCGGTTGTACAGCGTCAAGCCTCCCTCTGTGGGCCCAGCCCGGACTCCAGCAGCCAGCCCAGAGGAAGTGAGGCTTCAAACCTCCGGCGTCAGAGCCAGCAGCAGTCTCTTCAACCGATCGGAGGGGGCAGCTCGGGCCTCCCCAGAGATTAGTGGTGGTGGTGAACCCCTGGCACAGCAAAGCACCCCCGAGACAGAGGCTGCCGGTGGGCAGGTGCGGAAAGGAATCTGGACCCAGGCGCGGCCGAGGGGAGGCACGCCAGCAGGAAGTGAGAGCCCACCGGTGTCCACCACCCGGGCAGGCCGGCCTGGGGGCCCGCAACGGAAATCAGGAAAGACGATCACCATCAACCCCCGCAAGATGGCGACCAACAGGACCCCAACCACGGGTGTGGCGACAGTAGAGAATGGTATGGCCGCATTGGCGTTATCGCAGCCGGCTGCCGGGGCCACAACGAAGAAACGGTACCCGACGGTTGAGGAGATCCAGGTGATTGGCGGCTACCTGACCCTGCAGAGGTCGTGCCTGGTAAAGACGAGTGGCAGTCGAGGAAAG ATGCCGTCCAGTTCGTGTGAAGAGACTTGGTGGGACACTACCCCTTTTGTGCCTCTTGTAAGTCTGCGGTGCAGCAGACCCAAA
- the LOC140390311 gene encoding uncharacterized protein isoform X2, with protein MSTLPQWKVLLLERKRRDEEEGRRREQEELERLARMPAWKRKIIERRRARLCSGSSQSQSPAEGQVSGGGLVESQAWPNGPSGPGGSAEAEGIKQPSSLEPEACDALAREGVVLQENISPLYQNHFIQQEKQRKETLPELEQPLRSCQVIELFNQVTGVKTHRADNITIADFVPECLENQGEQETMNGPSMKPEAGQLHIQSSLSRSVEDLNTFETAREEEEAEEEEQEVSRQGRVSRLLFRFGQRGGAGGHPRPTRSRSTENIIECSSRTSARNTRNAAARQGRRRFTRSPSPPLAAVRRCSGTEARPCPPMPQTVATFRNHFEAQSVGPRTREVKGADSLHRLPEGGDLNQGLSALPARDTTGPSQGTPGAPIQATLCQFDDQGEAGDTADQTAAMCAAKPARASSLERPVSNAEDSRSAEQQPRADPGQKERPLAPNSLDDIAERKPGPALEDQALAELRARSKKSFAVVPHCRQELPPEQEAAAFASSRPGNSATSSSSSSSLLKPQPVSTASSSCGEQASVCFTATAAASDAAVSCLSAAPNQRDADYGSRDQQAELGPERPSLPELCQGPVAAGKEAEWDPSMSRLYSVKPPSVGPARTPAASPEEVRLQTSGVRASSSLFNRSEGAARASPEISGGGEPLAQQSTPETEAAGGQVRKGIWTQARPRGGTPAGSESPPVSTTRAGRPGGPQRKSGKTITINPRKMATNRTPTTGVATVENGMAALALSQPAAGATTKKRYPTVEEIQVIGGYLTLQRSCLVKTSGSRGKMPSSSCEETWWDTTPFVPLLTISFNDGELESTFEYPSELTLLAELGPDQDEEPSQNKEADEEEEVEVEALVCRLDVDKTATVGAAIRRKPVFGGEEGEVKNEERP; from the exons ATGTCGACCCTGCCCCAGTGGAAGGTTCTGCTCCTGGAAAGGAAACGGAGAGACGAGGAAGAGGGCAGGCGCAGGGAGCAGGAAGAGCTGGAGAGACTGGCCAGGATGCCGGCCTGGAAGAGGAAGATAATTGAGAGGAGGCGAGCCAGACTGTGCTCGGGTTCCTCACAGTCGCAAAGCCCGGCCGAGGGACAGGTGTCCGGTGGGGGACTGGTCGAGTCCCAGGCCTGGCCTAATGGCCCGTCGGGCCCAGGTGGCAGTGCAGAGGCCGAAGGGATCAAGCAACCTTCCAGCCTGGAGCCTGAGGCCTGTGATGCCCTGGCGAGGGAGGGAGTTGTCCTGCAAGAGAACATCAGCCCCCTGTACCAGAACCACTTCATTCAGCAGGAGAAACAGAGGAAGGAGACCCTCCCTGAGCTGGAGCAGCCCCTTCGCAGTTGCCAAGTGATCGAGCTGTTCAACCAGGTCACCGGGGTGAAGACCCACCGGGCAGACAACATCACCATCGCTGATTTTGTCCCCGAGTGCCTGGAGAACCAGGGGGAACAGGAGACCATGAATGGACCGTCCATGAAGCCAGAGGCAGGCCAGCTTCACATCCAATCCTCCTTAAGCAGGAGTGTGGAGGATCTGAACACCTTTGAGACAGCGAGGGAAGAAgaggaggctgaggaggaggagcaggaggtctCCAGGCAGGGGAGGGTCAGCCGGCTGCTGTTCAGGTTCGGCCAGAGGGGGGGTGCCGGAGGACATCCACGGCCCACCCGTTCTCGCAGCACCGAGAACATTATTGAGTGTTCGTCCCGCACCAGCGCCCGGAACACCAGGAATGCAGCCGCCCGGCAGGGACGCAGGCGCTTCACCCGCTCACCCTCCCCGCCCCTGGCGGCCGTCCGGCGATGCAGCGGCACAGAGGCGAGGCCCTGCCCACCCATGCCGCAGACGGTAGCGACCTTCCGCAACCACTTCGAGGCCCAGTCAGTGGGACCCAGGACGCGTGAGGTCAAGGGGGCCGATTCCCTTCACCGGCTCCCTGAGGGAGGGGACCTAAATCAGGGCCTGTCCGCTCTCCCTGCACGGGATACAACCGGGCCCAGTCAAGGAACCCCAGGGGCCCCCATCCAAGCCACATTATGCCAGTTTGATGACCAGGGCGAGGCCGGCGACACTGCTGATCAGACGGCTGCTATGTGTGCTGCCAAGCCTGCAAGAGCATCATCCCTGGAGAGGCCCGTGTCGAATGCCGAAGACTCCCGGTCCGCCGAACAGCAGCCGAGAGCTGACCCTGGCCAGAAGGAGAGGCCGCTGGCCCCCAACAGCCTCGATGACATTGCGGAAAGGAAGCCGGGCCCGGCTCTGGAGGACCAGGCTCTGGCCGAACTGAGGGCCCGCTCCAAAAAATCCTTTGCCGTTGTCCCCCACTGCAGGCAGGAGCTTCCACCGGAGCAGGAGGCCGCGGCCTTTGCCTCCTCCCGACCTGGGAACTCAgcaaccagcagcagcagcagcagcagccttctCAAACCGCAGCCTGTCAGCACGGCTTCCTCTTCCTGTGGCGAGCAGGCCTCAGTCTGTTTCACTGCCACAGCTGCTGCTTCTGATGCTGCCGTTTCCTGCCTTTCTGCTGCACCCAACCAGAGAGACGCAGACTATGGCTCCCGAGACCAGCAGGCTGAACTAGGCCCGGAGAGGCCTTCGCTCCCCGAGCTTTGCCAAGGGCCAGTCGCTGCTGGGAAGGAAGCTGAATGGGATCCCAGCATGAGCCGGTTGTACAGCGTCAAGCCTCCCTCTGTGGGCCCAGCCCGGACTCCAGCAGCCAGCCCAGAGGAAGTGAGGCTTCAAACCTCCGGCGTCAGAGCCAGCAGCAGTCTCTTCAACCGATCGGAGGGGGCAGCTCGGGCCTCCCCAGAGATTAGTGGTGGTGGTGAACCCCTGGCACAGCAAAGCACCCCCGAGACAGAGGCTGCCGGTGGGCAGGTGCGGAAAGGAATCTGGACCCAGGCGCGGCCGAGGGGAGGCACGCCAGCAGGAAGTGAGAGCCCACCGGTGTCCACCACCCGGGCAGGCCGGCCTGGGGGCCCGCAACGGAAATCAGGAAAGACGATCACCATCAACCCCCGCAAGATGGCGACCAACAGGACCCCAACCACGGGTGTGGCGACAGTAGAGAATGGTATGGCCGCATTGGCGTTATCGCAGCCGGCTGCCGGGGCCACAACGAAGAAACGGTACCCGACGGTTGAGGAGATCCAGGTGATTGGCGGCTACCTGACCCTGCAGAGGTCGTGCCTGGTAAAGACGAGTGGCAGTCGAGGAAAG ATGCCGTCCAGTTCGTGTGAAGAGACTTGGTGGGACACTACCCCTTTTGTGCCTCTT
- the LOC140390311 gene encoding uncharacterized protein isoform X3, with protein MSTLPQWKVLLLERKRRDEEEGRRREQEELERLARMPAWKRKIIERRRARLCSGSSQSQSPAEGQVSGGGLVESQAWPNGPSGPGGSAEAEGIKQPSSLEPEACDALAREGVVLQENISPLYQNHFIQQEKQRKETLPELEQPLRSCQVIELFNQVTGVKTHRADNITIADFVPECLENQGEQETMNGPSMKPEAGQLHIQSSLSRSVEDLNTFETAREEEEAEEEEQEVSRQGRVSRLLFRFGQRGGAGGHPRPTRSRSTENIIECSSRTSARNTRNAAARQGRRRFTRSPSPPLAAVRRCSGTEARPCPPMPQTVATFRNHFEAQSVGPRTREVKGADSLHRLPEGGDLNQGLSALPARDTTGPSQGTPGAPIQATLCQFDDQGEAGDTADQTAAMCAAKPARASSLERPVSNAEDSRSAEQQPRADPGQKERPLAPNSLDDIAERKPGPALEDQALAELRARSKKSFAVVPHCRQELPPEQEAAAFASSRPGNSATSSSSSSSLLKPQPVSTASSSCGEQASVCFTATAAASDAAVSCLSAAPNQRDADYGSRDQQAELGPERPSLPELCQGPVAAGKEAEWDPSMSRLYSVKPPSVGPARTPAASPEEVRLQTSGVRASSSLFNRSEGAARASPEISGGGEPLAQQSTPETEAAGGQVRKGIWTQARPRGGTPAGSESPPVSTTRAGRPGGPQRKSGKTITINPRKMATNRTPTTGVATVENGMAALALSQPAAGATTKKRYPTVEEIQVIGGYLTLQRSCLVKTSGSRGKLTISFNDGELESTFEYPSELTLLAELGPDQDEEPSQNKEADEEEEVEVEALVCRLDVDKTATVGAAIRRKPVFGGEEGEVKNEERP; from the coding sequence ATGTCGACCCTGCCCCAGTGGAAGGTTCTGCTCCTGGAAAGGAAACGGAGAGACGAGGAAGAGGGCAGGCGCAGGGAGCAGGAAGAGCTGGAGAGACTGGCCAGGATGCCGGCCTGGAAGAGGAAGATAATTGAGAGGAGGCGAGCCAGACTGTGCTCGGGTTCCTCACAGTCGCAAAGCCCGGCCGAGGGACAGGTGTCCGGTGGGGGACTGGTCGAGTCCCAGGCCTGGCCTAATGGCCCGTCGGGCCCAGGTGGCAGTGCAGAGGCCGAAGGGATCAAGCAACCTTCCAGCCTGGAGCCTGAGGCCTGTGATGCCCTGGCGAGGGAGGGAGTTGTCCTGCAAGAGAACATCAGCCCCCTGTACCAGAACCACTTCATTCAGCAGGAGAAACAGAGGAAGGAGACCCTCCCTGAGCTGGAGCAGCCCCTTCGCAGTTGCCAAGTGATCGAGCTGTTCAACCAGGTCACCGGGGTGAAGACCCACCGGGCAGACAACATCACCATCGCTGATTTTGTCCCCGAGTGCCTGGAGAACCAGGGGGAACAGGAGACCATGAATGGACCGTCCATGAAGCCAGAGGCAGGCCAGCTTCACATCCAATCCTCCTTAAGCAGGAGTGTGGAGGATCTGAACACCTTTGAGACAGCGAGGGAAGAAgaggaggctgaggaggaggagcaggaggtctCCAGGCAGGGGAGGGTCAGCCGGCTGCTGTTCAGGTTCGGCCAGAGGGGGGGTGCCGGAGGACATCCACGGCCCACCCGTTCTCGCAGCACCGAGAACATTATTGAGTGTTCGTCCCGCACCAGCGCCCGGAACACCAGGAATGCAGCCGCCCGGCAGGGACGCAGGCGCTTCACCCGCTCACCCTCCCCGCCCCTGGCGGCCGTCCGGCGATGCAGCGGCACAGAGGCGAGGCCCTGCCCACCCATGCCGCAGACGGTAGCGACCTTCCGCAACCACTTCGAGGCCCAGTCAGTGGGACCCAGGACGCGTGAGGTCAAGGGGGCCGATTCCCTTCACCGGCTCCCTGAGGGAGGGGACCTAAATCAGGGCCTGTCCGCTCTCCCTGCACGGGATACAACCGGGCCCAGTCAAGGAACCCCAGGGGCCCCCATCCAAGCCACATTATGCCAGTTTGATGACCAGGGCGAGGCCGGCGACACTGCTGATCAGACGGCTGCTATGTGTGCTGCCAAGCCTGCAAGAGCATCATCCCTGGAGAGGCCCGTGTCGAATGCCGAAGACTCCCGGTCCGCCGAACAGCAGCCGAGAGCTGACCCTGGCCAGAAGGAGAGGCCGCTGGCCCCCAACAGCCTCGATGACATTGCGGAAAGGAAGCCGGGCCCGGCTCTGGAGGACCAGGCTCTGGCCGAACTGAGGGCCCGCTCCAAAAAATCCTTTGCCGTTGTCCCCCACTGCAGGCAGGAGCTTCCACCGGAGCAGGAGGCCGCGGCCTTTGCCTCCTCCCGACCTGGGAACTCAgcaaccagcagcagcagcagcagcagccttctCAAACCGCAGCCTGTCAGCACGGCTTCCTCTTCCTGTGGCGAGCAGGCCTCAGTCTGTTTCACTGCCACAGCTGCTGCTTCTGATGCTGCCGTTTCCTGCCTTTCTGCTGCACCCAACCAGAGAGACGCAGACTATGGCTCCCGAGACCAGCAGGCTGAACTAGGCCCGGAGAGGCCTTCGCTCCCCGAGCTTTGCCAAGGGCCAGTCGCTGCTGGGAAGGAAGCTGAATGGGATCCCAGCATGAGCCGGTTGTACAGCGTCAAGCCTCCCTCTGTGGGCCCAGCCCGGACTCCAGCAGCCAGCCCAGAGGAAGTGAGGCTTCAAACCTCCGGCGTCAGAGCCAGCAGCAGTCTCTTCAACCGATCGGAGGGGGCAGCTCGGGCCTCCCCAGAGATTAGTGGTGGTGGTGAACCCCTGGCACAGCAAAGCACCCCCGAGACAGAGGCTGCCGGTGGGCAGGTGCGGAAAGGAATCTGGACCCAGGCGCGGCCGAGGGGAGGCACGCCAGCAGGAAGTGAGAGCCCACCGGTGTCCACCACCCGGGCAGGCCGGCCTGGGGGCCCGCAACGGAAATCAGGAAAGACGATCACCATCAACCCCCGCAAGATGGCGACCAACAGGACCCCAACCACGGGTGTGGCGACAGTAGAGAATGGTATGGCCGCATTGGCGTTATCGCAGCCGGCTGCCGGGGCCACAACGAAGAAACGGTACCCGACGGTTGAGGAGATCCAGGTGATTGGCGGCTACCTGACCCTGCAGAGGTCGTGCCTGGTAAAGACGAGTGGCAGTCGAGGAAAG